A window of the Dickeya dianthicola NCPPB 453 genome harbors these coding sequences:
- a CDS encoding RNA 2'-phosphotransferase, translating to MSKKNTDISKFLSYILRHQPEAIGLSLDKEGWAIISDLILCAVKEGYTLDNSLIHSIVDNSDKKRFTISDDGLRIRAAQGHSSQQVNITYEEKNPPEFLYHGTATRFLISIRAQGLHAKDRQYVHLSADEETAIQVGSRHGKPIVLKIKALTMHEQGFKFFQADNGVWLTKSVPPSAFI from the coding sequence ATGAGCAAAAAAAACACAGATATCAGTAAGTTTTTAAGTTACATATTACGCCATCAACCTGAAGCCATAGGTTTATCTTTGGACAAAGAGGGATGGGCCATTATAAGTGATCTTATCCTTTGTGCCGTTAAAGAAGGCTATACACTCGATAATAGTCTTATTCATAGTATCGTGGATAATAGTGATAAAAAACGCTTTACGATTTCAGATGATGGATTACGTATCCGGGCAGCTCAAGGACATTCATCACAACAGGTAAATATAACGTATGAAGAAAAAAACCCTCCTGAGTTTTTATATCATGGAACTGCAACACGATTTCTAATATCAATTCGCGCTCAGGGATTACATGCAAAAGATCGACAATATGTCCATCTATCTGCCGATGAAGAGACAGCAATTCAAGTTGGAAGTCGGCATGGGAAACCGATTGTACTAAAAATAAAAGCCCTGACTATGCATGAACAGGGCTTTAAATTTTTTCAGGCTGATAATGGCGTTTGGTTAACCAAATCTGTTCCACCATCCGCATTTATTTAG
- a CDS encoding tyrosine-type recombinase/integrase, producing MGRMTPAELEQLKRGVSLRAVAQSQGHTLKKQGADSYVCQCPFHQENTPSCVITPSKKLYHCFGCGASGSVLDWLQHTERLTYPQTLLRLRELATLQGIRDRALMELLWSTGIRRGEVAVLEVYSVDASRYIVTIVQGKGKKDRVIPVGQRALRWLAYYVQAVRPQLLVNPHCPALFVALDGVEGLTPNGITNLVSHYIRASGIAKWGSCHLFRHAMATQMLENGADLRWIQAMLGHASVESTQIYTQVSIRALQAVHASTHPAEQPDSDETGLPADLMADEEAHQDEGVDGTAKEENTNR from the coding sequence ATGGGACGAATGACACCGGCAGAGCTGGAGCAACTGAAACGCGGGGTGTCGCTGCGGGCCGTGGCGCAGTCTCAGGGTCATACACTGAAAAAGCAGGGTGCGGACAGTTATGTGTGCCAGTGTCCGTTCCATCAGGAAAACACGCCGTCCTGCGTCATCACGCCGTCGAAAAAACTGTACCACTGCTTCGGCTGCGGGGCGTCGGGGTCGGTGCTGGACTGGCTGCAACACACCGAGCGGCTGACCTACCCGCAAACCCTGCTGCGGTTGCGGGAGCTGGCCACGCTTCAGGGCATCCGTGACCGGGCGCTGATGGAGCTGCTGTGGTCAACCGGGATACGGCGGGGTGAAGTGGCGGTGCTGGAGGTGTACAGCGTGGACGCGAGCCGGTATATCGTGACCATCGTGCAGGGCAAGGGAAAGAAGGACCGGGTTATCCCGGTCGGGCAGCGGGCGCTGCGCTGGCTGGCGTATTACGTGCAGGCGGTGAGGCCGCAACTGCTGGTCAATCCGCACTGCCCGGCGCTGTTCGTGGCACTGGACGGCGTGGAAGGGCTGACGCCGAACGGCATCACCAACCTGGTCAGCCATTACATCAGGGCGTCGGGAATAGCGAAGTGGGGAAGCTGCCACCTGTTCCGCCACGCGATGGCCACACAGATGCTGGAGAACGGGGCGGACCTGCGGTGGATACAGGCGATGCTGGGCCATGCGAGCGTGGAGAGCACGCAAATCTACACGCAGGTCTCAATCCGGGCGTTGCAGGCGGTTCATGCCTCGACGCATCCGGCGGAGCAGCCGGACAGTGATGAAACCGGGCTGCCGGCTGACCTGATGGCGGATGAGGAGGCACATCAGGACGAAGGGGTTGACGGCACGGCAAAGGAAGAAAATACTAACAGATAG
- a CDS encoding type II toxin-antitoxin system ParD family antitoxin, whose amino-acid sequence MATSIALSPYFEQFIREQIDSGRYNNVSEVVRAGLRALEEREQQMKLDALRAAVELGVNSGPGKEAQAVFGRLSEKYRRMAEGEQPE is encoded by the coding sequence ATGGCAACCAGTATCGCGTTAAGTCCGTACTTCGAGCAGTTTATCCGTGAACAAATCGACAGTGGGCGTTACAACAATGTCAGCGAAGTGGTACGCGCCGGGCTGCGGGCGCTGGAAGAGCGGGAGCAGCAGATGAAGCTGGATGCGCTGCGGGCGGCGGTAGAGCTGGGCGTGAACAGCGGGCCGGGCAAGGAGGCGCAGGCGGTGTTCGGTCGTCTGTCGGAGAAATACCGCCGGATGGCGGAAGGTGAGCAGCCAGAATGA
- a CDS encoding helix-turn-helix domain-containing protein gives MSLPVRLNALRKKLGLSQQAMADAIGLHVNSWKKYESGQAMPSLDALKKIATTLHVSTDYLLFEEHERGPSDTLTLQFEAVSQLPENEQAIVREVLESLIIKYQSRRWDSARKAVKEE, from the coding sequence ATGTCATTACCTGTCCGGTTAAACGCATTACGTAAAAAGCTCGGCCTGTCCCAGCAGGCAATGGCTGATGCTATCGGCCTGCATGTTAACAGTTGGAAGAAGTACGAGAGCGGCCAGGCCATGCCGTCGCTGGATGCACTCAAGAAGATTGCAACCACGCTGCATGTCAGTACCGATTACTTGCTGTTTGAAGAACATGAACGTGGCCCGAGCGACACGCTGACGCTTCAGTTTGAGGCCGTCAGCCAGTTACCCGAGAACGAGCAGGCGATTGTCAGGGAGGTGCTGGAGAGTCTGATTATCAAGTACCAGTCCCGCCGCTGGGACTCCGCAAGGAAAGCGGTTAAAGAAGAGTAG
- a CDS encoding SymE family type I addiction module toxin — MAGRDSKSEPRATEVKEPQRHYTVGYAPNGMKGNPPPQLTLKGRWLEDLGFNTGQPVIVTVERGRLVIEAELRI, encoded by the coding sequence ATGGCTGGACGCGATTCTAAGTCAGAACCCCGCGCAACTGAAGTAAAAGAACCCCAACGGCATTACACCGTCGGTTACGCCCCCAATGGCATGAAGGGCAACCCGCCGCCGCAACTCACGCTGAAGGGACGCTGGCTGGAAGATCTCGGCTTTAACACCGGCCAACCCGTTATCGTCACCGTGGAGCGCGGGCGGCTGGTGATTGAAGCGGAGCTTAGGATCTAA